In Isoptericola variabilis 225, the genomic window TCGGCGGGCTCGTCGCGATCGTCGGTCTCATGCTGTCCGACGCCGCGGCGCGCGCCCAGCTGCTGGCCACCGGCGGGCTCGTGGTCGTCATCCTCGCCGCGTACGGGGTGACGCGGACCGTGGCCGCCCGCCGCGCCTGACCACCGCGGGCCTCACGTCCGCGCGGACGGCTCCTTCGGCGGCCGCACGGTGGGCACCTCGCCCACGATGGGGATCGGCCGGCGGTGGAACGGGAAGCCGTACCGCGTGACGAGGCCGGCGAGCGTCGTGACCCGGTTGCGCGGCCCGACGAGCGACATGATGTGGACGAACAGCCACACGATCCACGCCAGGCCCGCGGTGAGCCGCAGCGGCGCGCGCAGGCCGGGCACGTTGATCTCCGCGACCGCGGCCCGGCGGCCGATGACGGCCATGGTGCCCTTGTCCCGGTAGCGCAGCGGCTCGGTGGGCCGCCCCTCGATCAGCGCGAGGATGTTCCGTGCGGCCGTCCGGCCGCCCTGGATCGCGGGCTGGGCGAGCTGCGGCAGCTCGTCGGGCGTCGCGGCGATGTCGCCGACCGCGAACACACCCGGGCGGCCCTCGACCTGGAGGTCCGGGCCGACGGCGATGCGCCCGCGCGGGCCGCGCGGCAGGTCCCAGCCGTCGACCTCGGGGTGCGGCGCGACGCCGGCCGACCAGATCGTGAGGTCGGCGTGGATGCGCGTGCCGCCGGTGAGCACGACGGCGTCGGGCAGCACCTCGGCCACGCCCGCGCCGAGGTGCAGCGTCACGCCGCGGCGCTTGAGCTCCTCCTCGGCGTACCGGCGCAGGTCGGGGTGGAAGCCCTTGAGCAGCTCGGTG contains:
- a CDS encoding NAD(P)/FAD-dependent oxidoreductase; translated protein: MSQQGRLPHVVVVGGGFGGLAVVKALKDAPVRVTLVERHVYNTFQPLLYQVATGGLNPGDVTYWLRGLRLKQKNVRVLHEQLVGIDHDARRIRLLNDEWVDFDFLVIANGVTVSYFGTPGAHEHAFGMYSRSQALKIRDQLFIRLEKSAFTHSMEDGLRVVVVGGGATGVEVAGALAELRTAGLAPAYPEIHGSAFEVKIVQRGTELLKGFHPDLRRYAEEELKRRGVTLHLGAGVAEVLPDAVVLTGGTRIHADLTIWSAGVAPHPEVDGWDLPRGPRGRIAVGPDLQVEGRPGVFAVGDIAATPDELPQLAQPAIQGGRTAARNILALIEGRPTEPLRYRDKGTMAVIGRRAAVAEINVPGLRAPLRLTAGLAWIVWLFVHIMSLVGPRNRVTTLAGLVTRYGFPFHRRPIPIVGEVPTVRPPKEPSART